The following proteins are encoded in a genomic region of bacterium:
- the rpmB gene encoding 50S ribosomal protein L28, which translates to MSLRCDICGKESGTGSNVSHSLRHTKRVFKPNIMRVRALVEGKVKRIRVCTSCIRSGKVAKP; encoded by the coding sequence ATGAGCCTACGGTGCGACATCTGTGGCAAGGAAAGCGGGACGGGGTCCAACGTCAGCCACTCTCTGCGGCACACAAAGCGCGTCTTCAAGCCCAACATCATGCGGGTCCGCGCACTGGTTGAAGGAAAGGTGAAGCGGATTCGCGTCTGCACGAGCTGCATACGTTCGGGGAAGGTCGCTAAACCGTAA
- the dnaX gene encoding DNA polymerase III subunit gamma/tau, which yields MSYQVIARKWRPQVFGEVIGQQHICRILQNAVNQGRVGHAYLFAGPRGVGKTTTARLLAKALNCVTGPTAEPCNSCDQCRSIASGANVDVIEIDAASNRGIDEIRALRENVKFAPAGGRYKIYIIDEVHMLTREAFNALLKTLEEPPEHAMFVLATTDPDKLPPTIISRCQRLTFRRIPTGEIAMLLERIALEEGYELDHEAALLAARSAGGAMRDAESTLEQLFAYGEKRITLQEVRAVLGKVGVDTLAELTEAVLDGDAAAVIRCVTETVDSGIDPRVLAEELLDLWRDRFIHSLGGEAEGLAERLPAASERAVPPETWLSLLAPLRRAVVELKLSRQPRLTLELALVELSRLPRLISLTELAERLRGVEGDNPPAAQKKTLPPTGEVVEKTPREREDGTWEEFLPHLRKANTSVGAFAAEARGVRLEDDRLILVFPPEFSFHHQQLRKMENVRVVEQVATEFYSRPITFEALLESPSKDREGAAEETVKERPAVGVDLDGISSKDRQTIQRTTQVFDARVVRVDGERRGET from the coding sequence ATGAGCTACCAGGTCATCGCGCGCAAGTGGCGGCCCCAGGTTTTCGGCGAGGTCATCGGCCAGCAGCACATCTGCCGGATACTCCAGAACGCCGTCAACCAGGGCCGCGTCGGACACGCCTACCTCTTCGCCGGACCGCGGGGGGTGGGGAAAACCACCACGGCCCGCCTCTTGGCGAAAGCGCTGAACTGCGTGACGGGTCCCACGGCGGAGCCCTGCAACTCGTGCGATCAGTGCCGCTCCATCGCGTCCGGCGCCAACGTGGACGTCATCGAGATAGACGCCGCCTCGAACCGCGGCATTGACGAGATCCGGGCGTTGCGGGAAAACGTGAAGTTCGCCCCGGCGGGTGGCCGCTATAAAATCTACATCATCGACGAAGTCCACATGCTCACCCGGGAGGCCTTCAACGCACTGTTGAAGACGTTGGAAGAACCCCCCGAGCACGCCATGTTCGTTCTGGCCACCACCGACCCGGACAAGCTGCCCCCCACGATAATCAGCCGTTGCCAGCGGCTCACCTTCCGCCGCATCCCCACTGGCGAAATTGCCATGCTCCTGGAGCGCATCGCCCTCGAGGAGGGCTACGAGCTGGACCACGAGGCGGCGCTTCTGGCGGCCCGTTCCGCCGGCGGGGCTATGCGCGACGCCGAGAGCACCCTGGAGCAGCTCTTCGCCTACGGGGAGAAGCGGATTACCCTCCAAGAGGTGCGGGCCGTACTGGGCAAGGTCGGCGTGGACACCCTGGCGGAACTGACGGAGGCCGTTCTGGACGGGGACGCCGCGGCCGTCATCCGCTGCGTCACCGAGACGGTGGATTCGGGGATAGACCCGCGGGTTCTCGCCGAGGAACTCCTGGACCTCTGGCGCGACCGGTTCATACACTCCCTGGGCGGCGAGGCCGAAGGGCTGGCCGAGCGGTTACCCGCGGCATCGGAACGCGCCGTCCCGCCGGAAACATGGCTCTCGCTCCTGGCCCCCCTGCGCCGGGCCGTGGTGGAGCTGAAGCTCTCCCGCCAGCCGCGCCTAACCCTGGAGCTGGCGCTGGTGGAGCTATCCCGGCTGCCCAGGCTGATTTCCCTGACCGAGCTGGCCGAGCGACTGCGGGGTGTGGAGGGGGACAACCCGCCCGCCGCGCAAAAAAAAACTCTCCCCCCGACCGGTGAGGTAGTGGAAAAAACGCCTAGGGAGCGGGAAGATGGGACCTGGGAGGAGTTCCTCCCCCATCTGCGGAAGGCGAACACGAGCGTCGGGGCCTTCGCCGCGGAGGCCCGGGGGGTCCGCCTGGAGGACGACCGGCTCATCCTGGTCTTCCCCCCAGAGTTCAGCTTCCACCACCAGCAGCTCCGCAAGATGGAGAACGTGCGGGTCGTAGAGCAGGTCGCGACGGAGTTCTACTCGAGGCCGATAACCTTCGAAGCGCTCTTGGAGAGTCCGTCCAAGGACCGTGAGGGAGCGGCCGAGGAAACCGTTAAAGAGCGTCCGGCGGTCGGCGTTGACCTGGACGGCATTTCATCCAAGGACCGGCAGACTATCCAGAGGACGACCCAAGTTTTCGACGCCCGGGTGGTCAGGGTGGACGGGGAGCGTCGGGGCGAAACGTAG
- a CDS encoding YbaB/EbfC family nucleoid-associated protein, with product MAAGGFEGIMAQAQRLQAKIAEVQARLRETFVEGQAGGGLVKVKMNGRHDVTRVMIEPGAASTGDVELLEDLIVAAVADARVKADEMVQEEMARAAQEVGIPPAIAEQMMGGGF from the coding sequence ATGGCGGCCGGCGGCTTTGAGGGAATCATGGCCCAGGCCCAGCGGCTTCAGGCGAAGATAGCCGAGGTCCAGGCCAGGCTGAGGGAAACCTTCGTCGAGGGTCAGGCCGGCGGAGGTCTGGTGAAGGTCAAGATGAACGGGCGCCATGACGTCACCCGCGTGATGATAGAGCCGGGGGCCGCGAGCACCGGGGACGTGGAGCTCCTCGAGGATCTCATCGTGGCCGCCGTCGCCGACGCCCGGGTCAAGGCCGACGAGATGGTGCAGGAGGAGATGGCCCGGGCCGCTCAGGAGGTGGGAATACCCCCGGCCATCGCCGAGCAGATGATGGGCGGCGGTTTCTAA
- a CDS encoding bifunctional nuclease family protein encodes MSDEQEIPVDVAGIAFDPKKKSPVVILRDAAAERVLPIWVGSFEANAIIAEKEHVKSPRPMTHDLLKRVVLTLGAAVDRVVITEIRDNTFYAELHLIYGEDEILVDCRPSDGIALALRFNAPIFVAESVLAFEESKQQSAVLNTEDLSRFLDGLTPDDFEKR; translated from the coding sequence ATGAGCGACGAGCAAGAAATCCCCGTTGACGTGGCCGGCATCGCCTTCGACCCCAAGAAGAAATCGCCGGTGGTCATTCTGCGCGACGCCGCCGCCGAGCGGGTTCTGCCCATCTGGGTCGGCTCCTTCGAGGCCAACGCCATAATCGCCGAGAAGGAGCACGTAAAGTCGCCGCGGCCCATGACCCACGACCTGTTGAAGCGGGTGGTGCTCACCCTGGGCGCCGCCGTGGACCGCGTGGTCATCACCGAAATCCGGGACAACACCTTCTACGCCGAGCTGCACCTGATTTACGGCGAGGACGAGATTCTGGTGGACTGCCGCCCCTCCGACGGCATAGCCTTGGCTCTGCGATTCAACGCCCCGATCTTCGTGGCCGAATCGGTGCTCGCCTTCGAGGAGTCCAAGCAGCAGTCGGCCGTATTGAACACGGAGGACCTCTCCCGCTTCCTGGACGGCCTGACCCCCGACGACTTCGAGAAGCGCTGA